GATGATGCATtagtggttaccctcaggataggcgGGTACGACGTGAAACGAgtgatggttgatcaaggtaatGGAGTGGAAATTATGTACCTATATCTCTATAAGGGTTTGGGGCTGAAACTGGGGGATTTAACCAGTTATGATTCACCCTTAATAGGGGTCGAAGGGAAGGTTGTTATACCAATGGATCAGATCAAGCTACTAGTGCAGATTGGGGCGGAGATAGTAGATGTCAATTTCATGGTGGTGGATGCTTTCTCCCCCTACACAACTATTGTGGCGAGACCctggcttcatgccatgg
The sequence above is drawn from the Castanea sativa cultivar Marrone di Chiusa Pesio chromosome 5, ASM4071231v1 genome and encodes:
- the LOC142635066 gene encoding uncharacterized protein LOC142635066; the encoded protein is MVDQGNGVEIMYLYLYKGLGLKLGDLTSYDSPLIGVEGKVVIPMDQIKLLVQIGAEIVDVNFMVVDAFSPYTTIVARPWLHAMGAVFSTLHLKVKYPSGGWVEELRGSQPTARQCMVATVKHQIEAESSASTKQSL